The sequence CCTGAACTACCTGCTGCCTGAGCAGGGCGTGATGCCGATGCACTGCTCGGCCAACCACGCGGCCGACGACGACCAGGACGTCGCCGTCTTCTTCGGCCTCTCGGGCACCGGCAAGACCACGCTGTCGGCCGATCCGTCCCGCGTGCTCATCGGAGATGACGAGCACGGTTGGTCGAAGAACGGCACCTTCAATTTCGAGGGCGGCTGCTATGCCAAGACCATCGATCTGAACCCGGAGGCGGAGCCCGAGATCTACGGCACCACCTCCATGTTCGGCACGGTGATCGAGAACATGGTCTTCGATCCGCACACCAAGGAGCTCGACTTCCAGGACGACAGCCTGACGCCGAATATGCGCTGCGCCTACCCGCTCCACTACATCTCCAACGCGTCCGAGACGGCGCGTGGCGGGACGCCCAAGAACATCGTGATGCTGACCTGCGACGCCTTCGGCGTGCTGCCCCCGATCGCACGGCTGACGCCCGCGCAGGCGATGTATCACTTCCTGTCGGGCTTCACCTCGAAAGTGGCGGGAACCGAGAAGGGCGTGACCGAGCCGTCGCCCACCTTCTCCACCTGCTTCGGCGCGCCCTTCATGCCGCGCCGGCCGGAGGTCTACGGATCGCTCCTGCGCGACAAGATCGCGGAGCACGGCGCGACCTGCTGGCTGGTCAACACCGGCTGGACTGGCGGCGCCTACGGCACCGGCTCGCGGATGCCGATCCGGGCGACTCGCGCATTGCTGACGGCAGCTCTCGACGGCTCGCTGAACGACACGATCTTCCGCAAGGACCCGAATTTCGGGTTCGAGGTGCCGGTGAGCGTGCCGGGCTGCGACGACCTGCTCGACCCGCGCTCCACCTGGGCCGACCCGGCGGCGTATGACGCGCAGGCCGCGAAGCTGGTCGCGATGTTCGCGGACAACTTCGCGCAGTACGAGCGTCACGTGGACGCCGAGGTGAAGGCCGCGGCGGTCACCGCCGCCTGATACAACATGTGACAGGATCCGCGGCCCGGCCCGGATCCTGTCACATATCCCCGAAACACTCCCGCCCGTCTTCGACGCCTTCCGGCGCCTCATCCCGTTTGGCCGGGCGCGCCCGCGGCGCGATCATCCGAGCCACGCGAGTGCGCGGGCTTCCAACGCCGTCACGAAGGCATCCTTCCCATCCATGAAGGCCTCCATATCCGGCACCTCCGACGCGAGCCGGAGCTTGAGCGCACCATAAGCCGCGGCCTCGTCGGGATGCGCCCGCAGGTAGTCCCGCAGCGCGAGATGCCGCTTCAGACCGTCGGAGCCGGTGGCAAAGGCATGCATGTGATGCGTCCGGCGCCCCGCAACGGTCCGCCTGAAGTACCGGCGCCCCGGAATGCCGTAGGCGCCAAGCCCTTCATATCCCAGCACTTCCAGCCGCTCCGCCGCCGCATCGGCCACCGCGATGTCGGTGACCTCGGGCAGCATGTCGAGGATCGGCTTCGCCGCGAGCCCCGGCACCGAGGTGCTGCCGATATGATGGATCGCAACCAGCCCCTCCCCGAACGCCGGCGCGATCCGCGCCACCTCCCGCGCGAATGCCGCGGGCCACTCCGCATCGTAGGACACCACCTCGACCAAAGCCCCCTCCTTCTGCCTTGTAGAAATATCCCGGGGAGTTCGGGCCGTAAGGCCTGAACGGGGCGGAGCCCCTACGCCCTCAACCGTAAGAGGACACCTCGATCAGGTTCCCGTCCGGATCGTTGAAATAGACCGAGGTGATCGCCCCCCGCGCCCCCGTCTTCGCCACCGGCCCCTCGACGATCGCCACGCCTTCCGCCTCCAGCCGCGCCACGACCTCCTCCGGCGCAGCCTCGGTCACCAGGCAGACATCGCCGCAGCCGATGGCCGCGTGGTTCCGCGTCTCCTGCCCCAGCACCTGCAGGTTGATCTTCTGGTCGCCCACCTGCAGCGCCCGCCGCCCGCCGGCGAAGGTCACGGCCTCCACCCCCAGCACCTGTTCGTAGAAGGCCACCGCCGCCTCGATATCGCGGACGGTGAGCACGATGTGGTCGATGGCGGTGACGAGCGGCATGGCATCCTCCTTGCGCGCCAGCCTGCCCCGGGCGATATGCGCGAGGCCAGAAGAAACGGGAGACGCCATGACCGCCATCGCCGCAGGACATGCCCTGACCGCCGGGGCCGGGCACGAGGTGCTGCGCGCCGGGGGCAGCGCCGTGGATGCGTGCATCGCGGCTTGCTTCATGGCCTTCGTCGCGGAGCCGGTGCTCGCCCAGCCGCTGGGCGGTGGGTTCCTGATGGCCGCTCCGGCCGGGCGCGCGCCGCGGCTGCTCGACGGATTCGTGCGGACGCCGCGGCTGCGGGCGGAGGGGGATATCCGCAGCATCGAGGCGGATTTCGGCACCTCGACCCAGGTCTTCCACATCGGCGCGGGCACGATCGCGGTGCCGGGCCTCGTCCCCATGCTCTTCGAGGCGCACGAGCGGCTCGGCCGCATCCCGATGGCGGAGCTCGCCGCCCCCGCGGTCCGCGCGGCGCGGGAGGGCGTGGCGGTGTCGGAGATGCAGGCCTCCATCGCGCGCATCGTCACCCCGATCCTCGCCGCGACGGCGGAGACGGCGGCCCTGCATCTCGACGACGGCGCAGCGGCCAAGCACCACCGCAACCCCGCCCTCGCCGACGCGCTGGAGGTGCTGGCGATCGAGGGGTCGCGGCTATTCACCGAGGGCGAGGTCGCGCAGGCGCTCTGCGACCTGCCCGGCGCGGTTCTGACGCCGCTCGACCTGCGCCGCCACACGCCGCGCTGGCGCGACCCGCTGGAGGCCGAGCGCGCCGGGACGCGGCTGCACCTGACGCCCGTCCCCTCGATCACCGGTGCGGCGCTGGCCCTCGCCCTCGACGCCCTGCCCCGGCGGCCGGATGCGCTCACCATCGCCGCCGCGCTTCAGGCACTGGAGAACGCCGCCACCCTGCCCGAGAGCGCCCGGGCCGAGGCTCTGAGCACTGCCCTCGCCCGCCACGCGGTGCGGCAGACCGGCACGACGCAAATCTCGGCCATCGATCGCGAGGGGAACGGCGCCGCGCTGACTGTCTCCAACGGCGCGGGCGCGGGGCTCGTCTTGCCGGGGACCGGGATCATGCCGAACAACATGCTGGGCGAGGAGGATCTGCTGCCGGACGGTCCCGAAAGCTGGCCGCTCGACACGCGGCTGGGCTCGGCCATGTGCCCGCTGGCGCTGCACGATGCGGAGGGCGGGGTGACGCTGCTCGGCTCCGGCGGATCGAGCCGCATCCGCTCGGCGCTCTTGCAGGTGCTGCTGCAGCTGACCGACGGCGCACGGCTGGAGGAGGCGATCGCCGCACCGCGCCTGCATGTGGAGAAGGGCCGCCTGGCCTTTGAACCGATGGAGGAGGCGCGCGACGCCCTCCTCGCCTCCTGGCCGGAGGCGACCGAATGGCCCGCCCCCTCCCCCTATTTCGGCGGGGTCCACGCGGTCCGCCGCACCCGCCGGGGCGCGTTCGAAGCCGCCGCGGATGCCAGGCGGGACGGGGCCGCACTCATGTAAGGCGCGGGCTTTCGGATTCGCCCAAATATCCAGACGGACCGCCAGAAACATGCGCCGCCAACGGGCGTATTTTTCGGAAAGATGAAGGGGGTCAGCCCGCGAGCCCGCGCCGCAGCAGGTTGAGCCCGGCGATCACCAGCACCACGAGCGTGGCGCGCCGGAACGTCTCCTGCGCCAAGCGGTCCTGCACCCAGAGCCCGACGGCCATGCCCGCGAAAGCCGGGGCGATCAGGAGGACGGAGAGGGGCAGCGTCACCGCGTTCAGCACGCCGGTCGCCCCGTGGATGCTCGTCACCACGATGAGGCCGAGGAGGAAGATGACCCCCTGGATGCGCACCTGCTCCACCTTCGGCACGCCGCGGGCGAGCATGTAGAGCACCACCGGCGGGCCTGTGACCGCGGCGAGGCCGCCGAAAACGCCTGCGATCCCGGCCGAGACGGCA is a genomic window of Pontivivens ytuae containing:
- a CDS encoding VOC family protein; the protein is MPLVTAIDHIVLTVRDIEAAVAFYEQVLGVEAVTFAGGRRALQVGDQKINLQVLGQETRNHAAIGCGDVCLVTEAAPEEVVARLEAEGVAIVEGPVAKTGARGAITSVYFNDPDGNLIEVSSYG
- a CDS encoding GrpB family protein, which encodes MVSYDAEWPAAFAREVARIAPAFGEGLVAIHHIGSTSVPGLAAKPILDMLPEVTDIAVADAAAERLEVLGYEGLGAYGIPGRRYFRRTVAGRRTHHMHAFATGSDGLKRHLALRDYLRAHPDEAAAYGALKLRLASEVPDMEAFMDGKDAFVTALEARALAWLG
- a CDS encoding phosphoenolpyruvate carboxykinase — protein: MEIGKVNPDHTLERTGLTGVAKTHYNLLEPALIEAACCRGEGTLGRGGAFLVSTGKHTGRSPKDKFVVREPSVEDTIWWENNAPMAPDAFARLHADMLEHIKGGELFVQDLYGGADPAYRLNVRVVTELAWHNLFIRHLLRRPEVEELASFVPEFTILNCPSFSADPERHGCRSETVIAISMEQKLILIGGTSYAGENKKSVFTLLNYLLPEQGVMPMHCSANHAADDDQDVAVFFGLSGTGKTTLSADPSRVLIGDDEHGWSKNGTFNFEGGCYAKTIDLNPEAEPEIYGTTSMFGTVIENMVFDPHTKELDFQDDSLTPNMRCAYPLHYISNASETARGGTPKNIVMLTCDAFGVLPPIARLTPAQAMYHFLSGFTSKVAGTEKGVTEPSPTFSTCFGAPFMPRRPEVYGSLLRDKIAEHGATCWLVNTGWTGGAYGTGSRMPIRATRALLTAALDGSLNDTIFRKDPNFGFEVPVSVPGCDDLLDPRSTWADPAAYDAQAAKLVAMFADNFAQYERHVDAEVKAAAVTAA
- a CDS encoding gamma-glutamyltransferase gives rise to the protein MTAIAAGHALTAGAGHEVLRAGGSAVDACIAACFMAFVAEPVLAQPLGGGFLMAAPAGRAPRLLDGFVRTPRLRAEGDIRSIEADFGTSTQVFHIGAGTIAVPGLVPMLFEAHERLGRIPMAELAAPAVRAAREGVAVSEMQASIARIVTPILAATAETAALHLDDGAAAKHHRNPALADALEVLAIEGSRLFTEGEVAQALCDLPGAVLTPLDLRRHTPRWRDPLEAERAGTRLHLTPVPSITGAALALALDALPRRPDALTIAAALQALENAATLPESARAEALSTALARHAVRQTGTTQISAIDREGNGAALTVSNGAGAGLVLPGTGIMPNNMLGEEDLLPDGPESWPLDTRLGSAMCPLALHDAEGGVTLLGSGGSSRIRSALLQVLLQLTDGARLEEAIAAPRLHVEKGRLAFEPMEEARDALLASWPEATEWPAPSPYFGGVHAVRRTRRGAFEAAADARRDGAALM